Within the Thiohalobacter sp. IOR34 genome, the region CAGGCCCATGACGATGAAGAACTGGGTACGCAGCATCGGGATCAGCTCCGGCTGACGGGCGGCACCTTCCAGGAAGCGGCCACCGAGGATGCCGATACCGACCGCGGCACCCAGTGCGCCCAGGCCCATCATCAGTGCACCAGCGATGTACAGCAATGCAGTTTCCATGTTTGTCTCCTAGTGAGTTAGCTGAAAGTTGAAGGCTTGATGTATATAAAAGGTTGTGACCGCTGATCAGTGTTCCTGATGGGCCATGTCCAGATACACGATGGTCAGGGTCATGAAGATGA harbors:
- the atpE gene encoding F0F1 ATP synthase subunit C, whose translation is METALLYIAGALMMGLGALGAAVGIGILGGRFLEGAARQPELIPMLRTQFFIVMGLVDAVPMIAVGLALYVLFAVVGG